One part of the Vibrio palustris genome encodes these proteins:
- a CDS encoding prepilin-type N-terminal cleavage/methylation domain-containing protein — MVGSLTYLQPSRTKVREGCFRSQGFTLVELVVVIVLIGILSVYAASRYTGTDDFSALTAQEQAISVIRQVQLHRMQSNVTSPNENAHYVLTLQTHCIGSVIACSRSNQEGNDGSQSNAVFNSNLTFSSVPSLDTVNFDLLGNPLNDAQNGLTILIQATQSTAQVCINRQGYVHRGGC, encoded by the coding sequence ATGGTGGGCTCACTCACGTATTTACAGCCTTCTCGTACCAAAGTGCGAGAAGGCTGTTTTCGTTCTCAAGGTTTCACTTTGGTAGAGCTGGTTGTTGTAATCGTGCTCATAGGCATCTTATCTGTCTATGCGGCGAGTCGTTATACCGGAACCGATGACTTTTCGGCGCTTACTGCCCAAGAGCAGGCGATCTCCGTCATTCGCCAAGTGCAGTTACATCGGATGCAATCTAATGTTACTTCGCCTAATGAAAACGCCCATTATGTGCTTACTTTGCAAACGCACTGTATTGGTTCGGTTATTGCGTGTAGTCGTTCTAATCAGGAGGGGAATGACGGTTCACAAAGTAATGCGGTATTTAATTCAAACCTGACGTTTTCTTCTGTGCCTAGCCTCGACACTGTTAATTTTGATTTACTCGGTAACCCGCTTAATGATGCCCAAAATGGTCTCACAATTTTAATTCAAGCCACACAAAGCACGGCTCAAGTGTGTATTAATCGTCAAGGTTATGTACATAGAGGGGGGTGCTAG
- a CDS encoding prepilin-type N-terminal cleavage/methylation domain-containing protein — MRFPLPLYPSHKRHDSQGFTLIESIIAMVLLGFAMVTLVSFLYPQVERSAVPHYQVRAANLQQGLMTRILALDFDQQSSRNGGRFRCEERNKSCTAANQLGPDSGETPSEFNDVDDFIGCWWSDSAADCGSEPIAGQLTTLLETNSQAQYAHFTITIAVQYIDETGAVSNEVTNLKRVRLVINTGRYGEYTLFGFRGNY, encoded by the coding sequence ATGCGTTTTCCATTGCCACTTTACCCATCTCATAAACGTCACGACTCGCAAGGGTTTACGTTAATCGAAAGTATCATCGCCATGGTGTTACTTGGCTTTGCCATGGTCACATTAGTGAGCTTTTTATATCCGCAAGTTGAGCGCTCTGCTGTGCCTCATTACCAAGTTCGTGCCGCCAATCTGCAACAAGGGCTGATGACACGCATTCTCGCTTTGGATTTTGATCAGCAAAGTAGCCGTAATGGTGGTCGTTTTCGCTGCGAAGAGCGCAATAAATCCTGTACGGCTGCCAATCAATTAGGGCCTGATAGTGGTGAAACGCCCAGCGAATTTAATGATGTAGATGATTTTATCGGTTGCTGGTGGAGTGATAGTGCGGCGGACTGTGGGTCTGAGCCTATTGCTGGGCAATTAACAACGTTGCTCGAGACAAATTCACAAGCCCAATACGCGCATTTTACCATTACGATAGCCGTGCAATATATTGATGAAACAGGAGCTGTCAGTAATGAAGTGACCAACCTAAAGCGTGTTCGTTTAGTGATCAACACGGGACGTTATGGCGAATATACCTTATTTGGATTTAGAGGTAATTATTGA
- a CDS encoding PilW family protein has product MPRSHGFTLVEMILTMIVSSILLLGIASFVELGMSGYADTVARQKIQIQAQFVLEKLSRELRSSVPNSIATNIEPDGRDCVSFYPTRHAGFYALNPREKQLTFLVNNPPVEADYDELSAIINPSRQADFSSSTGQALVLTEQSLQINACDDEPDNLACNTVTINNFSPSLLKGRSISNRIYLFNQKVSYCLNTATGMMTRKVGEGSNSVGVNVADSLHSGSFTYEAPTLQRGGLVRIALTFSQRDEESHYQKDVQVLNAP; this is encoded by the coding sequence ATGCCGCGTAGCCATGGTTTTACTTTAGTTGAAATGATTCTAACAATGATTGTGAGTTCGATTTTGTTGTTAGGTATTGCCAGCTTTGTTGAGCTTGGTATGTCCGGTTATGCCGATACGGTTGCGCGACAAAAAATTCAGATCCAAGCGCAGTTCGTATTAGAAAAATTATCACGAGAGCTACGTTCGTCGGTACCGAATAGTATTGCGACCAATATTGAACCGGATGGCCGTGACTGTGTTTCTTTTTACCCAACCCGTCATGCGGGATTTTATGCGTTAAATCCACGAGAAAAACAGCTAACGTTTTTAGTCAATAACCCCCCAGTAGAGGCTGATTATGATGAGCTGTCGGCCATTATAAACCCTAGTCGTCAAGCCGATTTTTCGAGTAGCACAGGGCAGGCGCTCGTGTTAACTGAGCAGTCACTGCAAATTAATGCCTGTGACGACGAACCCGATAATCTGGCTTGTAATACTGTCACCATAAACAATTTTTCACCTTCTTTACTCAAGGGGCGATCAATTTCCAACCGTATTTATCTCTTTAATCAAAAAGTCAGCTATTGTTTAAACACGGCAACAGGAATGATGACACGCAAGGTGGGAGAGGGGAGCAATTCTGTCGGCGTCAATGTTGCCGATAGTCTTCATTCAGGAAGCTTTACTTATGAAGCGCCAACTCTACAAAGAGGGGGCTTAGTGCGTATTGCTTTAACGTTTTCTCAGCGTGATGAAGAAAGTCATTATCAGAAAGATGTACAGGTATTAAATGCGCCTTAA
- a CDS encoding DUF6701 domain-containing protein produces the protein MMKPAMVRYTLMVIIFFISLPAQAMSIAECGNLRTDRDFAFSFDVQNGQGSEYAGLFYNLNLFSFDVWSAQPRTQSSALFNDSVYLGLNKNYRVWISYQSLSSNAGIFSYYRYANSKWTLIGQESVYFGLLLLNVNLGYYSSGVNNFACDNNTIFPPNPPVEFEKPLVCDIFPQPAQSWVTNGTRNYNLFTQNFFRANASSVRINGFSERFIKDNRVVTTNAVSEHLKIGFDTINTSAFSSDSRSTNICQGIGCAPEDLTQKRKITPPPLINNTYSASQDVTLVDGRQSFNLLGLIVADDPNSYRRLCSNSTNNTSAMCTYVESSATNRVDVFIQRDLRVLNINAFVDKLLVVHFKDKIKIEHLIFEGNVAAYFDQNSTTNFSTITSGVGALMAFESGAWINISDAALHNIELQMDHPVRFFYIGESSANYQYPVFYGPLAGFKIQSDQNISNGVYKGYLLGNRVELTSSTRVDGAVTALELTMSGSANIQALNGKNQCSVPITNNYTLQMTPAESYSLSCNKQTIQIQVSNEDGTPATNYTGSIIVSPADGLTVAAGSGGSGSNGVFKPNNNGLLELELTAGQTKDIQIAAYLSTQEISKAQRGIYHFVPYTFAVDHQAVIANKPKAINMKVLSCDKGGNAVDIGYKGTPNYTSQWIAPVAGQGSLSMSNLEFTDGQAAANLIMTDSGIQQVTISDDNFNCQQFGDKCPIKGAGKLQGSFEVYSRPWTFAICPVNGANNMDGNISDAASSKFAAAGDNFDVLVKPLRWSSSESVTESILSNSARCALPMTDNFFDANVRLATQVSLVHTVAQPSGGQPGQLTQIITTEQGTESSTTDISLANTQGTPGSGIAFNQLSWSEVGVLRLIAQTKNDGGYVLPEHKIQHGYRNVGRFAPHHFTLVSNGWNYANDHSGFAYMDQPIKYNFLVDARSRQQKVTQNYAAFPAALKSDISVYALHDNASLMNRVSTNPVSWNGDVGQWSDGSLAIANAGFTFAKQNDPIPVETSSAVTIPDGPYREGFGLEVTNIVDDVTFDLGSQVAFSQQPDFRYGRLQLADVGGNSDEQITVPVEAQYWDGQQFVINTDDSGSQFGVENTTESVICVDTPQTFASLNLAPTLQTVGNGIGEGLSAQQSDSENRGQVRFWMRIADNSVQLNVNDVVCGAGTLAQPWLQFNWRGKGDEDPSTLITFGVFRGNDRIIYRGEPRINN, from the coding sequence ATGATGAAACCGGCTATGGTTAGATACACATTGATGGTGATTATTTTCTTTATAAGTCTGCCAGCACAAGCGATGAGTATTGCAGAATGTGGCAACTTACGCACGGATCGAGATTTTGCTTTTAGTTTTGATGTACAAAATGGCCAAGGGTCTGAGTATGCAGGGTTGTTCTATAACTTAAACCTTTTCTCTTTTGATGTGTGGTCGGCTCAACCTCGTACTCAAAGCTCAGCGCTATTTAATGATAGTGTGTATCTAGGGCTTAATAAGAACTATCGAGTTTGGATTAGCTACCAGAGTCTATCGAGTAATGCGGGAATATTTAGCTATTACCGTTATGCCAACAGTAAGTGGACTCTTATCGGGCAAGAGTCGGTTTATTTTGGGTTATTACTGCTCAATGTGAATTTAGGTTATTACAGCTCGGGCGTGAATAACTTTGCTTGTGATAACAATACGATTTTCCCGCCTAACCCACCGGTAGAATTCGAAAAACCGTTAGTGTGTGATATTTTTCCGCAACCTGCGCAAAGTTGGGTAACGAATGGCACACGTAATTACAATCTCTTCACGCAGAATTTTTTTAGGGCAAATGCCAGTTCCGTCCGTATCAATGGGTTCTCCGAACGTTTTATTAAAGACAATCGCGTCGTGACGACTAATGCGGTCAGTGAACATCTGAAAATTGGTTTTGACACGATTAATACCTCCGCATTTAGTTCAGATAGTCGGTCAACCAATATTTGTCAGGGAATCGGTTGTGCGCCAGAAGATCTCACCCAGAAACGAAAAATAACCCCACCGCCCTTAATTAATAATACCTATAGTGCTTCTCAAGACGTGACATTGGTGGATGGTAGACAAAGCTTTAATCTCCTTGGTTTGATTGTCGCCGATGATCCTAATAGTTACCGTCGGTTGTGCAGTAATAGTACCAATAATACGAGTGCTATGTGTACGTATGTCGAAAGCTCTGCCACTAACCGTGTTGATGTGTTTATACAGCGAGATTTGCGAGTATTAAATATTAATGCCTTTGTTGACAAACTTCTCGTTGTCCATTTTAAGGACAAAATTAAGATCGAACACTTAATCTTTGAAGGTAATGTTGCCGCCTATTTTGATCAAAATAGTACGACTAATTTTTCGACCATTACTTCTGGGGTTGGGGCGCTGATGGCGTTTGAAAGCGGGGCGTGGATTAATATCTCTGATGCAGCTTTGCATAATATTGAACTACAAATGGACCACCCAGTACGCTTTTTTTATATCGGTGAAAGCAGTGCGAATTACCAATACCCCGTTTTTTATGGGCCATTAGCGGGGTTTAAAATTCAAAGTGATCAGAATATTAGTAATGGTGTCTATAAGGGGTATTTATTGGGAAACCGGGTAGAGCTAACGAGTAGTACCCGTGTTGATGGTGCCGTCACTGCGTTGGAGCTTACCATGTCTGGCTCGGCCAATATTCAGGCGTTAAATGGCAAAAATCAATGTAGTGTTCCTATTACCAATAATTATACATTGCAAATGACGCCAGCAGAAAGCTATAGCTTGTCTTGTAATAAGCAAACAATACAAATACAAGTCAGCAATGAAGATGGTACGCCAGCTACTAATTATACGGGATCGATTATTGTGTCTCCAGCCGATGGGCTAACGGTGGCAGCAGGCAGTGGTGGTTCTGGTAGTAATGGCGTCTTTAAACCGAATAACAATGGTTTACTGGAGCTTGAATTAACAGCAGGTCAAACTAAAGATATTCAGATAGCCGCATATTTATCGACACAGGAAATCAGCAAAGCGCAGCGTGGTATTTATCACTTTGTTCCTTATACCTTCGCAGTCGACCATCAAGCAGTGATTGCCAATAAACCCAAAGCTATCAACATGAAAGTGTTGTCCTGTGATAAGGGCGGAAACGCAGTCGATATTGGTTATAAGGGAACTCCAAATTATACGTCACAATGGATCGCCCCGGTCGCGGGTCAAGGTAGTCTTAGTATGAGTAATCTAGAATTTACTGATGGACAAGCTGCTGCCAATTTGATCATGACAGATTCTGGAATTCAACAAGTTACGATTAGTGATGACAATTTTAATTGCCAACAATTTGGTGATAAATGTCCAATTAAAGGGGCTGGTAAACTACAGGGCAGCTTTGAGGTTTACTCGCGTCCGTGGACATTTGCTATCTGTCCTGTCAATGGTGCTAATAATATGGATGGTAATATCTCGGATGCAGCAAGTTCTAAATTTGCGGCGGCGGGGGATAATTTTGATGTATTAGTGAAACCTCTACGGTGGTCTTCTAGCGAGAGTGTTACCGAGTCGATTTTGAGTAATAGTGCTCGCTGCGCGTTGCCAATGACCGATAACTTTTTTGATGCTAACGTCCGTCTTGCCACACAAGTTTCCCTAGTACATACGGTTGCTCAGCCTAGCGGCGGGCAGCCAGGACAATTAACACAGATAATAACTACTGAGCAGGGAACGGAGAGTAGCACTACTGATATTTCCTTGGCGAATACTCAAGGAACTCCTGGCAGTGGCATTGCATTTAACCAGCTCTCATGGAGTGAAGTTGGAGTGTTACGATTAATAGCTCAAACCAAAAATGATGGCGGGTATGTACTTCCTGAGCATAAAATTCAGCATGGTTATCGCAATGTTGGACGCTTTGCGCCACATCATTTCACGCTTGTGTCTAATGGGTGGAATTACGCAAATGATCATAGTGGTTTTGCTTATATGGACCAGCCGATAAAGTATAATTTTTTAGTCGATGCGCGCAGTCGACAGCAGAAAGTAACGCAAAACTATGCGGCGTTTCCTGCTGCTTTAAAGTCCGATATTAGTGTGTACGCACTGCATGATAATGCGTCATTGATGAATCGGGTGAGTACTAATCCCGTATCATGGAATGGCGATGTGGGACAATGGAGTGACGGTAGCCTCGCTATAGCAAATGCTGGGTTTACTTTTGCAAAACAAAACGATCCCATTCCGGTTGAGACTAGTTCAGCAGTAACCATACCCGATGGCCCTTATCGTGAGGGGTTTGGTCTTGAAGTGACCAATATTGTCGATGATGTGACATTTGATCTAGGTTCACAAGTCGCGTTTTCCCAGCAGCCAGATTTTCGTTATGGGCGCCTACAATTAGCGGATGTGGGGGGGAACTCTGATGAGCAAATTACTGTCCCAGTAGAGGCTCAATATTGGGACGGACAACAGTTTGTTATTAATACCGATGATTCGGGCAGTCAGTTTGGGGTAGAGAATACGACAGAGTCGGTTATCTGTGTTGATACACCTCAAACCTTTGCAAGCCTAAACTTAGCCCCTACACTTCAAACGGTGGGTAATGGGATTGGTGAAGGACTATCAGCCCAGCAAAGTGATAGTGAGAATCGAGGTCAGGTGCGTTTTTGGATGCGCATTGCCGATAATAGCGTACAATTAAATGTGAATGACGTAGTATGTGGGGCTGGGACATTAGCGCAGCCATGGCTACAATTTAATTGGCGTGGAAAGGGGGATGAGGATCCTTCGACACTGATTACTTTCGGTGTATTCCGTGGTAACGATAGAATTATTTATCGCGGAGAGCCTAGAATAAATAACTAA
- a CDS encoding rod shape-determining protein, with protein MFKKLRGMFSNDLSIDLGTANTLIYVKGQGIVLDEPSVVAIRQDKGRGGKTVAAVGHAAKQMLGRTPGNISAIRPMKDGVIADFYVTEKMLQHFIRQVHDNSVLKPSPRVLVCVPCGSTQVERRAIRESALGAGAREVYLIDEPMAAAIGAGLRVSEPTGSMVVDIGGGTTEVAVISLNGVVYSSSVRIGGDRFDEAIINYVRRNYGSLIGEATAEKIKHEIGSAYPGDEVLEIEVRGRNLAEGVPRSFTLNSNEILEALQEPLTGIVSAVMVALEQCPPELASDISENGMVLTGGGALLKDVDRLLTEETGIPVVIAEDPLTCVARGGGKALEMIDMHGGDLFSEE; from the coding sequence ATGTTCAAAAAACTTCGTGGCATGTTTTCAAATGACCTATCGATCGATTTAGGTACTGCCAACACACTAATTTATGTAAAGGGACAAGGTATTGTTCTTGATGAGCCATCTGTGGTTGCTATTCGCCAAGATAAAGGTCGCGGCGGGAAAACAGTCGCAGCCGTTGGGCACGCAGCTAAGCAAATGCTAGGACGTACACCAGGAAATATTTCTGCGATTCGTCCAATGAAAGATGGCGTGATTGCAGATTTTTACGTAACTGAAAAAATGCTTCAGCACTTCATTCGCCAAGTGCATGATAACAGCGTATTAAAGCCAAGCCCGCGTGTTTTGGTTTGTGTCCCTTGTGGTTCAACCCAAGTAGAGCGCCGTGCAATTCGTGAATCTGCACTGGGTGCCGGAGCGCGTGAAGTGTACTTGATTGATGAACCGATGGCAGCCGCAATCGGCGCTGGTTTACGAGTGTCAGAGCCAACAGGTTCTATGGTCGTTGATATCGGCGGTGGTACAACAGAAGTGGCGGTTATCTCGCTTAATGGCGTGGTGTATTCTTCATCTGTACGTATTGGTGGTGACCGTTTTGATGAAGCCATTATCAATTATGTTCGCCGTAACTACGGTAGTTTGATTGGTGAAGCTACGGCAGAAAAAATCAAACATGAAATCGGCTCTGCTTATCCAGGTGATGAGGTACTAGAAATTGAAGTTCGTGGTCGTAACTTAGCAGAAGGCGTACCTCGCAGCTTCACGCTCAATTCCAATGAAATTCTAGAAGCGTTGCAAGAACCTCTAACGGGTATTGTGTCTGCTGTTATGGTGGCGCTAGAACAATGTCCGCCAGAACTTGCGTCTGATATTTCAGAAAACGGTATGGTGCTGACAGGTGGCGGTGCACTTCTAAAAGATGTTGATCGTTTACTGACAGAGGAAACGGGTATTCCTGTTGTGATTGCTGAAGATCCTCTTACTTGTGTCGCAAGAGGCGGCGGTAAAGCGCTAGAAATGATCGATATGCATGGCGGCGACCTCTTTAGCGAAGAGTAA
- the mreC gene encoding rod shape-determining protein MreC produces the protein MKPIFGRGPSLPLRLFFAVIISASLMLADSRLDAFSHVRFLLNSLVAPIQYAADLPRSLFDGFYERLSTHQHLLDSNNQLKQEVLTLKSDLLLLNQYKEENKRLRKLLGSSFVRDEQKKVAEVMAVDTSHYRHQVVINKGRTDGVYEGQPVINEKGIVGQVTFVAAHNSRVLLLVDPNNAIPVQNLRNDIRVIASGNGQSDEMQLEHIPTSTDLQVGDMLVTSGLGGVYPEGYPVAYITNVDKDTRREFAAIKARPVVNFERLRYLLLIWPHNDQQKQSLQSDIKKMKDEDKRGIHK, from the coding sequence ATGAAGCCAATATTTGGTCGAGGACCATCTCTTCCGCTACGTCTGTTCTTCGCTGTCATTATATCAGCCAGCCTTATGCTGGCTGATAGCCGTTTAGATGCTTTCTCACATGTGCGTTTTTTATTAAACAGCTTAGTCGCGCCTATCCAGTATGCAGCGGATCTACCACGGAGCTTATTCGATGGTTTTTACGAACGATTAAGTACGCATCAACATTTATTAGATTCCAATAACCAGCTTAAGCAGGAAGTACTCACTTTAAAAAGTGATTTGCTGTTATTGAATCAATATAAAGAAGAAAATAAACGTTTGCGTAAGCTGTTAGGATCCTCGTTTGTTAGGGATGAACAGAAGAAAGTCGCGGAAGTCATGGCGGTGGATACTTCTCATTACCGACATCAAGTGGTGATCAACAAAGGTCGTACTGATGGCGTATATGAAGGACAGCCTGTTATTAATGAAAAAGGGATTGTTGGACAAGTCACCTTTGTTGCCGCACATAATAGTCGTGTGTTGTTATTGGTGGACCCTAATAACGCGATTCCTGTACAAAATTTGCGTAATGATATCCGCGTGATTGCTTCTGGCAATGGCCAAAGCGATGAGATGCAGCTCGAGCATATCCCAACCAGCACAGATTTACAGGTTGGTGATATGTTAGTGACCTCGGGGTTAGGAGGCGTGTATCCAGAAGGATATCCTGTCGCTTATATTACGAATGTTGATAAAGATACACGTCGCGAGTTTGCGGCGATCAAAGCAAGGCCCGTAGTGAATTTTGAACGCTTGCGCTACTTATTGTTGATCTGGCCTCATAATGATCAGCAAAAACAATCGCTACAATCGGATATCAAAAAAATGAAGGATGAGGATAAGCGTGGTATTCACAAGTAA
- the mreD gene encoding rod shape-determining protein MreD, whose translation MVFTSNWKGRFVIWGTFFGALILQTIPWPGMLDLLRPSWLLLVICYWVLALPHRVNVGTALIMGLLWDLLLGSTLGIRGMMMSLIVYIVAMNFLVLRNMALWQQAVVIGLLSVALEVMIFLGEYITQDVTFNPTSLWSGVINCVLWPWMFLLLRRVRRHWHLK comes from the coding sequence GTGGTATTCACAAGTAACTGGAAAGGCCGTTTCGTCATCTGGGGAACGTTCTTTGGAGCTTTGATTCTTCAAACGATTCCGTGGCCGGGTATGTTAGATCTGTTGCGACCGTCATGGTTGCTACTGGTTATATGCTATTGGGTTTTGGCATTGCCACATCGTGTCAATGTTGGGACGGCTTTGATCATGGGCCTACTCTGGGACTTGCTGCTAGGTTCCACATTAGGTATCCGTGGCATGATGATGTCGTTGATTGTGTACATTGTTGCAATGAATTTCTTAGTGTTACGCAACATGGCATTATGGCAACAAGCGGTGGTTATTGGTTTGCTATCCGTCGCGCTCGAAGTGATGATCTTTTTGGGAGAGTATATAACTCAAGATGTCACATTCAATCCTACATCGTTATGGAGTGGGGTGATTAACTGCGTTCTATGGCCGTGGATGTTCCTTTTGTTAAGACGTGTAAGACGTCATTGGCACTTAAAATGA
- a CDS encoding Maf family protein, protein MNSYQLVLASASPRRKTLLEQLGYTFDVVVGNVEETRADDESPYQYVERLSVDKARAGLALSTPNALVIGSDTIIAFGDRVLEKPRDFADAQRMLRMLSGHVHQVMTAVTVMSAEQHYSQVIVTDVWFSAISDDDISAYWQTGEPQDKAGSYAIQGIGGRFVTRIEGSYYAVVGLPLYETDQLIKKFIP, encoded by the coding sequence ATGAATTCGTATCAATTAGTACTCGCGTCAGCGTCGCCACGGCGTAAAACATTGCTAGAACAGTTAGGTTATACATTCGATGTTGTTGTCGGCAATGTTGAAGAAACTCGAGCGGACGATGAGTCGCCTTATCAGTATGTTGAAAGATTATCGGTTGATAAAGCTAGAGCTGGATTAGCGTTATCCACGCCCAATGCTTTGGTTATTGGATCTGATACGATCATTGCCTTTGGTGATCGTGTGCTAGAAAAACCGCGAGACTTTGCGGATGCGCAACGCATGCTGCGCATGTTATCTGGACACGTTCACCAAGTAATGACCGCCGTGACGGTGATGTCAGCAGAGCAGCATTATTCACAGGTTATCGTGACCGATGTTTGGTTTAGTGCTATATCTGATGACGATATCAGTGCCTATTGGCAGACTGGAGAGCCTCAAGATAAAGCCGGTTCCTATGCAATCCAAGGCATTGGCGGACGGTTTGTGACACGTATAGAAGGCAGTTATTATGCTGTTGTTGGACTGCCGTTATACGAAACCGATCAGCTTATCAAAAAATTTATTCCATAA
- the rng gene encoding ribonuclease G encodes MCAELLLNVTPSETRVAMIEGGVLQEIHVEREAKRGIVGNIYKGKVSRVLPGMQAAFVDIGLDKAAFLHASDIVPHTECVSENEKEQFQVRNISELVRQGQDLVVQVVKDPLGTKGARLTTDITLPSRYLVYMPGAKHVGVSQRIESDKRRQRLKKVVEEYCDEHGGFIIRTAAEAASEKELAQDAAFLKRLWSKVMERRVKYKTRSTLYGEPGLSQRLLRDFVATDITKVLVDSRQEFENLKEFTSEFVPELHDKLELYNGDKPLFDMYDTENEVQRSLERKVELKSGGYLIIDQTEAMTTVDINTGAFVGRRNLEETIFNTNVEATQAIARQLRLRNLGGIIIIDFIDMASNEHRKRVLTSLEGALSQDRVKTNINGFTHLGLVEMTRKRTRESIEHILCSSCPTCKGRGSVKTVETVCFEVLREITRVNRAYDADKFVVYASPAVADTLQGDESHSLAELEVFIGKEVRIKAEPLYIQEQFDVVMM; translated from the coding sequence ATGTGTGCAGAGTTGCTGTTAAATGTCACGCCGAGTGAAACGCGTGTTGCAATGATTGAAGGCGGTGTCCTGCAAGAAATTCACGTTGAGCGAGAAGCAAAGCGTGGAATTGTAGGCAATATTTATAAAGGTAAAGTTAGCCGGGTTTTACCTGGCATGCAGGCGGCATTTGTCGACATTGGCTTAGATAAAGCGGCTTTTCTGCATGCATCCGATATCGTGCCTCACACTGAATGCGTATCTGAAAATGAAAAAGAGCAATTCCAAGTTCGCAATATCTCTGAGTTAGTCCGTCAAGGACAAGATCTTGTTGTACAAGTAGTGAAAGACCCATTAGGTACGAAAGGAGCGCGGCTTACGACGGATATTACTTTGCCATCGCGCTACTTAGTGTATATGCCTGGTGCAAAACATGTGGGTGTATCACAACGTATTGAAAGTGATAAACGTCGCCAGCGCTTGAAAAAAGTTGTAGAAGAGTATTGTGATGAACATGGCGGTTTTATTATTCGTACCGCGGCGGAAGCGGCAAGTGAGAAAGAACTCGCGCAAGATGCTGCGTTTTTAAAGCGCTTATGGTCTAAGGTGATGGAGCGACGTGTTAAATACAAAACGCGTTCGACCCTTTACGGTGAACCGGGGTTATCTCAGCGTTTATTACGAGACTTTGTCGCGACGGATATTACCAAAGTACTGGTGGACTCACGGCAAGAGTTTGAAAACCTCAAAGAATTTACCTCTGAATTCGTTCCTGAGTTACATGACAAGCTCGAATTATATAATGGTGATAAGCCGCTGTTTGATATGTATGACACGGAAAATGAAGTGCAGCGGTCACTAGAGCGTAAAGTCGAACTAAAATCGGGCGGATATTTGATCATCGATCAAACGGAAGCGATGACAACCGTTGATATTAATACCGGCGCTTTTGTTGGACGTCGTAACTTAGAAGAAACGATTTTCAATACCAACGTGGAAGCGACCCAAGCCATTGCCAGACAGCTGCGCCTGCGTAATTTGGGTGGCATTATTATTATCGATTTTATCGATATGGCATCTAATGAGCATCGTAAGCGAGTACTTACATCGCTTGAAGGTGCATTAAGCCAAGACCGAGTCAAAACGAACATTAATGGTTTTACTCACCTAGGTTTAGTGGAAATGACTCGCAAAAGAACCCGTGAAAGTATCGAGCATATTTTGTGTTCTTCATGTCCTACTTGTAAGGGACGAGGTAGCGTAAAAACGGTGGAAACGGTGTGTTTTGAAGTGCTACGTGAGATTACTCGAGTCAATCGAGCCTACGATGCAGATAAATTTGTTGTGTATGCATCACCTGCGGTAGCAGATACTTTACAGGGTGATGAATCCCACTCTTTAGCGGAACTCGAAGTGTTTATTGGTAAAGAAGTGCGTATTAAAGCGGAACCTCTTTACATTCAAGAACAGTTTGATGTCGTGATGATGTAA